One window from the genome of Dioscorea cayenensis subsp. rotundata cultivar TDr96_F1 chromosome 3, TDr96_F1_v2_PseudoChromosome.rev07_lg8_w22 25.fasta, whole genome shotgun sequence encodes:
- the LOC120257357 gene encoding peroxidase 31-like, whose amino-acid sequence MKPFFFFFFFFFFSGAVAGRRTGTLSTRYYQRSCPNVESIVTSVVTNKQITNPTTAAGALRLFFHDCFVGGCDASVLITSNSFNAAERDAEINLSLPGDAFDAVVRAKTQLELTCPNTVSCSDILALATRDLVSMLGGPFYSVPLGRKDSLSSHVFSVEGNLPRPNMTISQILSIFSSKGFSTQETVALTGAHTVGFSHCKEYASRIYSFNGGAHDHYDPSINPRYAQALQKACANYLHDPTIATFNDVMTPGKFDNMYFQNLARGLGLLASDQALVSDSRTSPFVHLYAANQTAFFHDFAAAMQKLSVLGVKSLRDGEVRRRCDQFNTIST is encoded by the coding sequence ATgaaacccttcttcttcttcttcttcttcttcttcttctccggcGCCGTTGCCGGCCGGAGAACGGGCACGTTGTCGACGCGCTACTACCAAAGATCTTGCCCCAATGTCGAATCCATCGTCACCTCCGTCGTCACCAACAAGCAAATCACCAACCCCACAACCGCCGCCGGCGCGCTCCGCCTCTTCTTCCACGACTGCTTCGTCGGCGGCTGCGACGCTTCCGTTCTCATCACCTCCAACTCCTTCAACGCCGCCGAACGCGACGCCGAGATCAATCTCTCCCTCCCCGGCGACGCCTTCGACGCTGTCGTCCGTGCCAAGACCCAACTCGAGCTCACTTGCCCTAACACCGTCTCTTGCTCCGACATTCTCGCCCTCGCTACCCGCGATCTCGTCTCCATGCTCGGTGGTCCCTTCTACTCCGTCCCTCTCGGCCGTAAAGACTCCCTTTCCTCCCATGTCTTCTCCGTCGAAGGTAATCTCCCCCGCCCTAACATGACCATCTCCCAAAtcctctccatcttctcctccaaGGGTTTCTCCACTCAAGAAACCGTTGCCCTCACCGGTGCCCACACCGTCGGCTTCTCCCATTGCAAGGAGTACGCTTCCCGCATCTACTCCTTCAATGGCGGTGCCCACGACCACTACGACCCTTCTATCAACCCTCGCTACGCTCAGGCCTTGCAGAAGGCTTGCGCTAACTATCTCCATGATCCCACCATTGCTACCTTCAACGATGTCATGACTCCGGGCAAGTTTGACAACATGTACTTCCAGAATCTTGCCCGGGGACTTGGCCTTCTTGCTTCCGATCAGGCTTTGGTTTCTGATTCAAGGACTAGTCCCTTTGTTCACCTTTATGCTGCTAATCAAACTGCTTTCTTCCATGATTTTGCTGCTGCAATGCAGAAGCTTAGCGTTCTTGGTGTCAAGTCTCTTCGGGACGGCGAGGTTCGTCGGAGGTGCGATCAATTCAATACTATTTCTACTTGA